One genomic region from Lates calcarifer isolate ASB-BC8 linkage group LG10, TLL_Latcal_v3, whole genome shotgun sequence encodes:
- the galk2 gene encoding N-acetylgalactosamine kinase, giving the protein MAANPPRLKTAITTNERLQNLKNAFESKYGESPLFYACAPGRVNLIGEHIDYCGYSVLPMAIEQNILAAVSVNNSGTIQLANTNPQYNDFTVSCSEDIAIDRDNPKWHYYFLCGVKGIQEKFGIARLSGMSCVVDGTIPPSSGLSSSSALVCCAGLVTMEANQKSLSKVALAEICAKCEHYIGTEGGGMDQSISFLAERGTAKLIEFQPLRATDVKLPDGAVFVISNCCIEMNKAASSHFNIRVVECRIATKMLAQARGLDPSRLLKLAQVQTELQASLEEMQALVDEVLHPEPYSRQEICKVLGITSEQFSTELLSANTQHVTHFKLHQRAKHVYSEAARVLQFKTVCDSEPAESVRLLGDLMNQSHASCRDLYECSCPELDQLVDICLKSGAVGSRLTGAGWGGCAVSMVPSEKVESFLQAVRKAYYLPDPRRAALEKQSLFVSKPGGGAAVFFEE; this is encoded by the exons ATGGCCGCTAATCCACCAAGGTTAAAGACTGCGATTACTACAAATGAAAG GCTGCAAAACTTGAAAAATGCCTTTGAATCAAAGTATGGAGAATCTCCTCTCTTCTACGCTTGTGCACCAGGAAGAGTAAATCTAATAG GAGAGCACATCGATTACTGCGGTTACTCTGTGCTTCCGATGGCTATTGAACAGAATATCCTGGCTGCTGTGTCAGTGAACAATTCAGGGACAATCCAACTGGCCAACACCAATCCTCAGTACAA TGACTTCACTGTGTCGTGCTCAGAGGACATTGCCATAGACAGAGACAATCCAAAGTGgcattattattttctctgtggagTTAAAGGTATTCAG GAGAAGTTTGGGATCGCTCGTTTATCAGGGATGTCGTGTGTTGTTGATGGAACCATCCCTCCGAGTTCTGGTCTGTCCAGCTCTAGTGCCTTAGTCTGTTGTGCCGGGCTTGTAACAATGGAAGCGAATCAGAAGTCCCTATCCAAG GTGGCTCTCGCTGAGATATGTGCCAAATGTGAACACTACATCGGCACAGAGGGAGGTGGCATGGACCAGTCCATCTCATTcctggcagagagaggaact GCAAAGCTGATAGAGTTCCAGCCTCTGCGAGCCACTGATGTCAAGCTCCCTGATGGAGCTGTGTTCGTGATCTCCAACTGCTGCATAGAGATGAACAAAGCTGCTTCCTCTCACTTCAACATCCGTGTGGTGGAGTGTCGAATCGCCACAAAG ATGCTGGCTCAGGCGAGGGGTCTGGACCCAAGCAGGCTGTTGAAGTTGGCCCAGgttcagacagagctgcaggccTCGCTGGAGGAGATGCAGGCTCTGGTGGACGAGGTGTTGCATCCTGAGCCGTACAGCCGCCAGGAGATCTGCAAGGTGCTGGGAATCACCTCTGAGCAGTtttccacagagctgctgagtGCCAACACTCAGCACG tgACGCACTTTAAGCTGCACCAGCGAGCCAAGCACGTGTACAGTGAGGCCGCGCGGGTGCTGCAGTTCAAGACCGTGTGTGACTCAGAACCTGCCGAGTCCGTCCGGCTGCTGGGAGACCTGATGAACCAGAGCCACGCAAGCTGCAGAGACCTGTATGAATGTAGCTGCCCTGAACTGGACCAACTGGTGGACATCTGTCT GAAGTCCGGCGCTGTGGGCTCCCGGCTGACAGGAGCGGGTTGGGGTGGCTGTGCCGTCTCCATGGTGCCCAGTGAGAAGGTGGAGTCCTTTTTACAAGCCGTCAGAAAGGCCTACTACCTCCCCGATCCACGCAGAGCAGCAttggaaaaacaaagtttgtttGTATCAAAGCCGGGCGGTGGGGCTGCAGTTTTCTTTGAGGAGTGA
- the atp8b4 gene encoding phospholipid-transporting ATPase ID translates to MAFWRRNTFVEKERHVKANARDYNDKFSYADNRIKTSKYNIFTFLPINLFEQFQRVANAYFSVLFILQVIPEISSLSWFTTIVPLVLVLAITAIKDATDDYFRHKSDQQVNNRQSQVLIRGSLQNEKWMNVRVGDIIKLENNQFVAADILLLCSSEPYGLCYIETAELDGETNLKVRQALSVTSDLGDISKLMDFDGEVICEPPNNKLDKFTGTLYWRDNKYPLDNEKMLLRGCVLRNTEWCFGMVIFAGLQTKLMQNCGRTKFKRTSIDKLMNTLVLWIFALLICMGVILAIGNTIWESRVGRNFQVFLPWSEYQTSAVFSGFLTFWSYIIILNTVVPISLYVSVEVLRLGHSYFINWDRKMYYSQRDTAAEARTTTLNEELGQVEFIFSDKTGTLTQNIMVFSKCSINGQTYGDVYDEFDQKVEITEKTACVDFSFNPLCDRKFKFYDGSLIEAIKLEDPAVQEFFRLLALCHTVMPEEKSEGHLVYQAQSPDEGALVTAARNFGFVFRARTPETITLCEMGQAVTYQLLAILDFNNVRKRMSVIVRNPQGLIKLYSKGADTIIFDRLDPCSGDLMYTTSEHLNEFAGEGLRTLALAYKDLDEHYFEVWMKKLLFASTVIENREDHLAVLYEEIEQGLKLLGATAIEDKLQEGVPETIACLGLADIKIWVLTGDKLETAMNIGYSCNMLRDDMNEVFVISGHTLLEVQQQLRSAKEHILGLSRVSSAGDVEKTDMFAEDSVFEETIIAEYALVINGHSLAHALEPQLEHTLLDLACLCKTVICCRVTPMQKAQVVELVKRHKRAVTLAIGDGANDVSMIKTAHIGVGISGQEGMQAALASDYSFAQFRYLQRLLLVHGRWSYFRMCNFLCYFFYKNFAFTLVHFWYGFFCGFSAQTVYDQWFITLFNIVYTSLPVLAMGLFDQDVNDQNSLRYPSLYKPGQQNLLFNKRQFFMCTLQGMGTSFLLFFIPYGAFSVTVKEDGSNFSDQQAFAVTIATSLVIVASVQIGLETHYWTAVNHLFIWGSLTVYFAILFAMQSNGMFGIFPSNFPFIGTARNCLSEKSVWLVILLTTVVCVVPGLAVSFLRVDLFPTLTDKVRHLQQTTKRQGPQEQNLRRVRRTSSRRSAYAFSHQQGYGELITSGKNMRTSTVSSARSPQRTPHSSNWIENMLKRKNEVSCISV, encoded by the exons ATGGCattttggaggagaaatacTTTTGTTG AGAAGGAACGCCATGTAAAGGCCAATGCGCGGGACTACAATGACAAGTTTTCTTACGCT GACAATCGCATCAAAACCTCAAAATACAACATCTTCACTTTCCTGCCCATCAACTTGTTTGAGCAGTTCCAGAGGGTGGCCAATGCTTACTTCTCAGTGCTGTTTATACTGCAG GTAATTCCAGAAATATCCTCTCTGTCCTGGTTCACAACCATCGTGCCTTTGGTGTTGGTGCTGGCAATCACAGCCATCAAGGATGCCACAGATGACTAT ttCAGACATAAGAGTGACCAGCAAGTCAACAACCGCCAGTCTCAGGTCCTCATCAGGGGAAG TTTGCAGAATGAGAAATGGATGAACGTTCGAGTCGGGGATATCATCAAACTAGAGAATAATCAGTTTGTTGCT gcagacatcCTCCTTCTCTGTAGTAGTGAGCCCTATGGACTGTGCTATATTGAGACTGCAGAGCTAGATGG AGAGACAAATCTGAAAGTTCGTCAGGCCTTGTCTGTCACCTCAGATTTGGGAGATATCTCAAAACTGATGGACTTTGATG GAGAAGTCATCTGTGAGCCACCAAACAACAAGCTGGATAAATTTACTGGAACGTTATACTGGAGAGACAATAAATATCCTCTGGATAATGAAAAAATGCTACTGCGAGGTTGTGTACTCAGAAACACTGAGTGGTGTTTTGGAATGGTTATATTTGCTG GACTGCAAACCAAACTGATGCAGAACTGTGGAAGAACAAAATTTAAAAGGACAAGCATTGACAAACTGATGAACACACTGGTTTTGTGG ATCTTTGCCCTGCTCATTTGTATGGGAGTTATTCTGGCTATTGGAAACACTATTTGGGAGAGTCGGGTTGGCAGAAACTTCCAGGTGTTTCTGCCGTGGAGCGAGTATCAGACCAGTGCTGTTTTCTCTGGCTTCCTCACCTTCTGGTCCTACATCATCATCCTCAACACTGTTGTGCCCATCTCACTGTATGTCAG TGTGGAGGTCCTGCGGCTCGGTCACAGTTACTTCATTAACTGGGACCGGAAGATGTACTACAGTCAGAGGGACACTGCAGCTGAAGCTCGCACCACCACCCTTAACGAGGAGCTGGGCCAGGTGGAGTTCATCTTCTCTGACAAGACCGGCACCCTCACCCAGAACATCATGGTGTTCAGCAAGTGCTCCATTAATGGACAAACGTATG GTGATGTCTATGATGAATTTGACCAGAAGGTGGAAATTACAGAA AAAACAGCCTGTGTGGACTTTTCATTCAACCCTCTATGTGACAGAAAGTTTAAGTTTTACGATGGCAGCCTGATTGAAGCCATTAAACTGGAAGATCCTGCAGTGCAGGAGTTCTTCAGACTGCTAGCTTTGTGCCACACTGTGATGCCAGAGGAGAAGAGCgaag GACATTTGGTGTACCAGGCCCAGTCACCTGACGAGGGAGCACTGGTCACCGCGGCTCGAAACTTTGGGTTTGTCTTCCGGGCTCGAACCCCCGAGACCATCACACTGTGTGAGATGGGACAAGCTGTCACCTATCAGCTGCTGGCCATACTGGACTTCAACAACGTGCGCAAGAGAATGAGTGTCATTG TAAGAAATCCACAAGGCCTGATTAAACTTTACTCCAAAGGAGCCGACACCATTATCTTTGACCGCCTGGATCCGTGCAGTGGAGACCTCATGTACACTACCTCAGAGCATCTCAAT GAATTTGCTGGAGAAGGGCTTCGAACATTAGCTCTGGCCTACAAAGACCTTGATGAACATTATTTTGAAGTTTGGATGAAGAAGCTTCTGTTTGCCAGCACTGTAATTGAGAACCGTGAGGACCATCTGGCTGTTCTCTATGAGGAGATCGAGCAGGGCTTGAAG CTTCTAGGAGCCACAGCAATAGAGGATAAACTACAGGAAGGAGTCCCGGAGACAATCGCCTGTCTGGGCCTAGCCGACATCAAAATCTGGGTCCTCACAGGAGACAAACTAG AGACGGCGATGAACATCGGCTACTCCTGCAACATGTTGCGAGACGACATGAATGAGGTGTTTGTTATCTCTGGCCACACATTACtggaggtgcagcagcagctcag GAGCGCTAAGGAGCACATCCTCGGCCTGAGTCGAGTTAGCAGTGCAGGAGATGTGGAGAAGACGGATATGTTTGCAGAAGACTCTGTGTTTGAAGAAACCATTATTGCAGAGTACGCCTTAGTTATCAATGGACACAGTTTG GCTCATGCTCTGGAGCCACAGCTGGAGCACACCTTGCTGGACTTGGCCTGTTTGTGTAAAACTGTCATCTGCTGCCGGGTCACTCCAATGCAGAAGGCTCAGGTTGTGGAGCTGGTGAAGAGGCACAAGAGGGCCGTCACCCTGGCAATAGGGGATGGAGCCAATGACGTCAGCATGATTAAGA CTGCTCACATCGGTGTTGGAATCAGTGGTCAGGAGGGGATGCAGGCTGCTCTGGCGTCAGATTACTCCTTCGCTCAGTTTCGGTACCTGCAGCGGCTCCTGCTGGTGCACGGACGCTGGTCCTACTTCCGCATGTGCAACTTCCTGTGTTACTTCTTCTACAAGAACTTTGCCTTCACGCTGGTCCACTTCTGGTATGGTTTCTTCTGTGGTTTCTCAGCTCAG ACTGTGTATGACCAGTGGTTCATTACCCTCTTCAATATAGTCTATACATCTTTGCCAGTACTGGCAATGGGACTTTTTGATCAG GATGTTAATGATCAGAACAGTCTTCGTTACCCGAGCCTGTACAAACCCGGCCAACAAAACCTTCTCTTCAACAAGCGCCAGTTTTTCATGTGCACACTGCAGGGGATGGGCACATCGTTCCTGCTCTTCTTTATTCCCTACGGAGCCTTCTCTGTCACGGTGAAAGAAGACGGCTCCAACTTTTCTGACCAACAAGCATTTGCTGTTACCATAGCAACGTCCTTGGTAATTGTCGCAAGTGTCCAG ATTGGACTTGAAACACACTACTGGACAGCTGTCAATCACCTCTTCATATGGGGGAGTCTGACTGTGTACTTTGCCATTTTATTTGCAATGCAAAGCAATGGCATGTTTGGTATCTTTCCAAGTAATTTCCCATTCATAG GCACGGCCCGTAACTGTCTATCAGAGAAGAGTGTGTGGTTAGTCATTCTGCTCaccactgtggtgtgtgttgtgccTGGCTTAGCCGTCAGCTTCCTGAGAGTAGACCTCTTCCCAACTCTAACGGACAAA GTTCGTCACCTACAACAGACCACAAAGAGGCAAGGGCCTCAGGAGCAGAACCTGAGGCGAGTACGCAGGACGAGCTCCCGTCGCTCCGCCTATGCCTTCTCCCACCAACAGGGCTATGGAGAGCTGATTACCTCAGGCAAGAACATGAGGACAAGCACAGTGTCTTCTGCTCGCTCCCCTCAAAGGACTCCGCACAGCTCCAACTGGATAGAGAATatgttaaagagaaaaaacGAAGTCTCTTGCATCTCGGTATGA